In the Phaseolus vulgaris cultivar G19833 chromosome 7, P. vulgaris v2.0, whole genome shotgun sequence genome, one interval contains:
- the LOC137830209 gene encoding universal stress protein PHOS32 — MEGKERKIMVAVDESQESMYALSWCITNLLSDTNKLVLLYVKPPSAFYSLDAAGYIFSNDVIDAMEKYSMHLVNSVMERAEATCRNLKANNVNMERVIGIGDAKDVICSAAKKLEADTLVMGSHGYGFFKRAILGSVSDHCAKHAECPVVIVKHP, encoded by the exons ATGGaagggaaagagagaaagatCATGGTGGCTGTGGATGAAAGCCAAGAGAGCATGTATGCACTCTCTTGGTGCATCACCAATCTTCTTTCTGATACCAACAAGCTTGTGCTCCTTTACGTTAAGCCACCCTCTGCTTTCTACTCCTTGGATGCAGCAG GGTATATCTTTTCCAATGATGTTATTGATGCTATGGAAAAGTACAGCATGCACTTGGTTAATTCAGTAATGGAAAGAGCTGAAGCTACATGCAGAAATTTGAAGGCTAATAAT GTGAACATGGAGAGGGTAATTGGGATAGGAGATGCCAAGGATGTAATATGCAGTGCAGCCAAGAAACTAGAGGCTGACACCTTGGTCATGGGAAGTCATGGCTATGGATTCTTCAAGAG AGCAATCCTTGGAAGTGTGAGTGATCACTGTGCCAAACATGCTGAGTGTCCTGTTGTAATCGTGAAGCACCCATAA
- the LOC137830211 gene encoding uncharacterized protein → MGNQVSLRPSDGRGKIVLWEGSVHEIEQSVTVAELMLEHPEQVVVELHSAVNQKRPTPLPADNKLETNKVYLMVPVKRGKPVGLSGEETRRILFILNSALHSKSLVGSSKFVPWLTRLCQNTTIVEPGRKEEERERCQFSELLPEILEARPEYLNRQLSGKEWKPTLDTIKEKNIDRKHSHWLFLRTF, encoded by the coding sequence ATGGGGAACCAGGTCTCACTTCGTCCCTCCGATGGCAGGGGCAAAATCGTGTTGTGGGAGGGTTCGGTGCATGAAATTGAGCAATCAGTGACAGTGGCAGAGCTGATGCTGGAGCACCCAGAACAAGTGGTGGTTGAATTGCATTCGGCAGTTAACCAGAAAAGGCCAACGCCATTGCCAGCTGATAACAAGTTAGAAACAAACAAGGTGTATCTGATGGTTCCCGTGAAGCGAGGGAAGCCCGTTGGGTTAAGCGGGGAAGAAACTCGACGCATTCTCTTCATCCTTAACTCTGCTCTGCATTCCAAGTCTCTTGTGGGGTCCTCAAAGTTTGTTCCTTGGCTTACGCGTTTGTGCCAAAACACTACAATTGTGGAACCAGGGAGAAAGGAAGAGGAAAGAGAGAGGTGCCAGTTTTCAGAACTTCTGCCAGAAATTTTAGAAGCGAGGCCGGAGTATTTGAACAGGCAGTTGTCGGGAAAAGAGTGGAAACCTACTTTGGACACCATTAAGGAGAAGAACATTGACAGAAAACACTCTCACTGGTTGTTCCTCAGGACTTTCTAG
- the LOC137829415 gene encoding histidine kinase CKI1: MALRPSSFVFLLAYGALLILIFVTPCWYVIFIRMEKDVNLMNSKNSVPQLQSEIEHLAQMLHPMKSSSTNMARFLSSVLDDITNVSFSHIKTKVAPLMFEAFQTVPYLVQISYIGVEGLFFSYYTHNDEALAMYSNSSSSSWGAFNKIYTQPVNRETGEVHGEATNIVSNPFMNASWIGEALNVTSGFSSLGTKWDNGDLLFLTSAGIMTRGVISLGFSATPITDFVTRIDQQHGTTSYLATKDEKIVVEGIQLTHFLISNDTVSFQSVDANGDPTSNEGTVSCKDGAVASFFNIRDTAYSIHCYTIDIMGIESVYVLGVPEERYGRIYQNYKKKGLIVFVITMVTIFVAFFSFLYINCEAFRREMHLCASLIKQCEATQQAEKKNMNKSAAFASASHDVRASLAGITGLIELSSELVAPGSELETNLKQMNGCTQDLLGLLNSILDTSKIEAGKMQLEEEEFDVFHLLEDVVDFYHPVAVKKGVDLVLDPCNGSVVGYSRVKGDRGKLKQVLCNLLSNAVKFTDEGHIAVRAWTRKPKLLQNSTVTFNQLGSKKYLSCLFCNETEARSDVESTRSIQEDPHFMDFIFEVDDTGKGIPKENYKSVFENYVQIKNTALGQGGTGLGLGIVQSLVRLMHGDIEIVEKDIGEKGTCFKFNVLLTVCENEAPSDGSRREGIGCGSGDRMQGQEQTMHASCSGSSRICTMSPRLRICSSSPKPEASLVVLLIVDEERQRTSRRFLERLGIKVKVVTTEKSLFYTLRKIKQKAKHSSGHNSPGSSDLSYCSTPHSSLDIATRVSLEGTELMPLVFKKTDMGASPCFILIVIDANAGPFSELYTIVSNFKKDLRNPCKVVWLDKPFMRRINLKALNQDDIVTSKPFHGTRLFQTIKLLPEFGGAWESNSSRAKREMTNERATLKTCKDPGLSKYTFPLLDRSQVSSTDKSTFQTTEQIRKGKRPFKAKITLVHRGETQEVGNSSGCHKPLRGKKFLVADDTSFLRNIASATLISLGATVEQCENGEQAVRLVDEGLPREFPHPPYDYILMDCQMPIMDGLEATKWIRRIEKAYDIHIPIIALTAGTERITIESGMDYHMVKPINREELLKAITYIDGKG; this comes from the exons ATGGCCTTGAGGCCTTCATCTTTCGTCTTCCTACTG GCATATGGTGCATTGTTAATTCTGATTTTTGTGACGCCATGCTGGTATGTCATATTCATACGTATGGAAAAAGATGTGAATTTGATGAACTCAAAAAACAGTGTTCCCCAATTGCAATCAGAAATTGAGCACTTAGCTCAAATGTTACACCCAATGAAATCATCTTCAACAAACATGGCAAGGTTTTTGAGTTCAGTTCTTGATGATATTACCAATGTCTCCTTCTCTCATATTAAGACGAAG GTGGCTCCGTTAATGTTTGAAGCATTTCAGACGGTTCCATACTTGGTCCAAATCTCATACATAGGGGTAGAAGGTCTCTTTTTCTCCTACTACACTCATAATGATGAAGCTCTAGCTATGTACTCCAACTCATCATCATCAAGTTGGGGTGCCTTCAACAAAATCTACACTCAACCTGTGAATCGTGAAACTGGAGAGGTTCATGGTGAAGCCACAAACATAGTATCTAACCCTTTTATGAATGCAAGTTGGATTGGGGAAGCACTTAATGTGACAAGTGGGTTTTCCTCATTGGGAACCAAGTGGGACAATGGTGATCTTTTGTTCCTCACTTCAGCTGGAATCATGACAAGAGGAGTGATCTCTCTTGGCTTTTCTGCAACGCCAATAACTGATTTTGTCACTCGCATAGACCAACAACATGGCACAACGTCCTATTTAGCTAccaaagatgaaaaaattgttGTGGAAGGGATTCAACTCACCCACTTCCTAATTTCTAATGATACAGTTTCGTTCCAATCAGTGGACGCAAATGGTGATCCCACAAGTAATGAGGGCACTGTCTCATGCAAGGATGGAGCTGTTGCTTCTTTTTTCAATATTCGGGATACTGCATATTCAATTCACTGCTACACTATTGATATAATGGGAATAGAATCG GTGTATGTGTTGGGTGTCCCAGAAGAAAGATATGGGAGAATTTATCAGAATTACAAGAAAAAGGGATTGATAGTGTTTGTGATAACGATGGTCACTATATTTGTAGCTTTCTTCAGTTTTCTATACATAAATTGTGAAGCCTTTAGGCGAGAAATGCATTTGTGTGCCTCACTCATCAAACAGTGTGAAGCCACCCAACAAGCTGAGAAAAAGAATATGAATAAGAGCGCCGCTTTTGCAAGTGCCAGCCATGATGTTCGTGCTTCTCTCGCAGGCATCACCGGTTTGATAGAGTTATCTTCAGAGTTGGTAGCCCCCGGTTCAGAATTGGAGACCAATTTGAAACAAATGAATGGTTGTACCCAAGACTTACTAG GACTGTTGAATTCTATACTAGACACAAGCAAAATAGAGGCAGGAAAAATGCAACTTGAGGAAGAGGAGTTTGATGTGTTCCATCTCCTAGAAGATGTAGTTGACTTCTACCATCCTGTGGCTGTGAAGAAAGGTGTAGATCTGGTGTTGGACCCTTGTAATGGTTCTGTTGTGGGATATTCTCGCGTGAAAGGTGATAGGGGCAAACTAAAACAAGTCTTGTGTAATTTACTGAGCAATGCTGTGAAATTTACTGATGAGGGACACATAGCAGTACGCGCATGGACTCGGAAGCCAAAATTATTGCAGAACTCAACGGTGACTTTTAACCAATTGGGTTCCAAGAAATATTTATCATGCTTATTTTGTAACGAAACTGAAGCACGTAGTGACGTGGAATCCACACGTTCAATCCAAGAAGATCCTCATTTTATGGATTTTATATTTGAAGTGGATGACACGGgaaaaggaattcctaaagagaatTACAAGTCTGTTTTCGAGAATTACGTCCAAATAAAAAACACAGCTCTTGGTCAAGGAGGAACTGGCTTGGGACTTGGGATTGTGCAGTCGTTG GTGCGTTTGATGCATGGAGATATTGAAATTGTTGAGAAGGATATTGGTGAAAAAGGGACATGCTTCAAGTTCAATGTGCTTCTCACTGTATGTGAGAATGAGGCACCATCAGATGGTAGCAGAAGGGAGGGTATTGGTTGTGGATCAGGAGACAGAATGCAAGGTCAGGAGCAAACTATGCACGCTTCATGTTCTGGTTCTTCTAGAATTTGTACCATGAGTCCAAGGTTACGTATTTGCAGCTCTAGTCCTAAGCCTGAGGCTTCCCTTGTGGTTCTTTTGATTGTTGATGAGGAGCGCCAAAGGACTTCACGGAGGTTCCTGGAGAGGTTAGGGATCAAAGTTAAAGTTGTGACTACAGAGAAAAGTCTGTTTTATACTCTTAGGAAGATCAAGCAGAAGGCTAAGCATTCTAGTGGCCATAATTCTCCAGGGTCTTCAGATTTGAGTTATTGCTCTACACCTCATAGTTCTCTTGACATAGCCACGAGAGTTTCTTTGGAGGGAACTGAGCTCATGCCTTTAGTTTTCAAGAAAACTGATATGGGAGCTTCTCCCTGCTTCATCCTTATTGTGATTGACGCAAATGCAGGACCCTTTTCTGAGCTTTACACGATTGTATCCAACTTCAAGAAAGACCTTCGCAACCCTTGCAAGGTTGTGTGGTTGGATAAGCCCTTTATGCGTAGAATCAACCTCAAGGCCCTTAATCAAGATGACATTGTCACATCCAAACCATTTCATGGAACTCGTTTGTTCCAAACCATAAAGCTCCTTCCTGAGTTTGGTGGTGCTTGGGAAAGCAATTCCAGTAGAGCTAAGAGGGAAATGACTAATGAGAGAGCTACATTAAAGACTTGCAAGGATCCAGGTTTGTCAAAATACACATTTCCTCTACTGGACAGATCGCAAGTGTCTTCAACTGATAAAAGTACATTTCAAACTACTGAACAAATTCGGAAGGGAAAACGACCATTCAAGGCAAAAATAACTCTTGTTCATCGAGGAGAAACGCAAGAGGTTGGAAACTCATCAGGGTGTCATAAACCCTTGAGGGGTAAGAAGTTTTTGGTTGCTGATGACACTTCATTTTTGCGCAATATAGCATCGGCTACTTTGATTTCTCTTGGTGCAACCGTGGAGCAATGTGAGAATGGTGAACAAGCAGTGAGGCTAGTTGACGAGGGTCTACCTCGGGAGTTTCCTCATCCTCCTTATGATTACATCTTAATGGATTGTCAG ATGCCAATTATGGACGGGCTTGAGGCAACAAAGTGGATACGAAGGATAGAGAAAGCTTATGATATTCACATACCTATCATTGCGTTGACTGCTGGAACAGAAAGAATAACAATAGAGAGTGGAATGGACTATCATATGGTGAAACCGATTAACAGAGAGGAATTACTTAAAGCTATCACATATATAGATGGTAAAGGGTGA
- the LOC137830212 gene encoding probable beta-D-xylosidase 2: MASIFSPLTIIFFFLLVLWGGEARDPFACDPKNAATSSLPFCKASLAIAERVKDLIGRLTMEEKVGLLVNNAAAVPRLGIKGYEWWSEALHGVSNVGPGTKFGGQFPAATSFPQVITTAASFNASLWEAIGRVASDEARAMYNGGTGGLTYWSPNVNIFRDPRWGRGQETPGEDPILAGKYAGSYVRGLQGSDGKRLKVAASCKHFTAYDLDNWKGVDRFHFNAEVSKQDMEDTFNVPFRMCVKEGKVASVMCSYNQVNGVPTCADPILLNTTLRGLWGLNGYIVSDCDSVGVFYNAQHYTSTPEQAAAAAIQAGLDLDCGPFLAQHTHNAVKKGLLREAHVNGALANTLTVQMRLGMYDGEQPGHPYANLGPKDVCSPSNQDLAHEAARQGIVLLKNKGPSLPLSTRRHRTLAVIGPNSNATVTMIGNYAGIACGYTSPLQGIGKYTKTIHELGCSNVACTDDKQFGRAINAAQQADATVLVMGLDQSIEAETVDRVGLLLPGHQQDLVSKVASASKGPTILVIMSGGPVDITFAKNDPRIQGIFWAGYPGQAGGAAIADILFGTSSPGGKLPMTWYPEGYVEKLAMTNMAMRSKRSKGYPGRTYRFYSGPVVYSFGYGLYYTHFVHTLVSAPKVVSIPVDGHRHNNSSNIANNAVKVTHARCAKLSISLQVDVKNVGSRDATHTLLVFSAPPAGNAQWAPHKQLVAFHKLHLPAKAQDRVRINIHVCKLLSVVDRSGTRRVPMGLHTLHIADIKHTLTLHPHINS, encoded by the exons ATGGCTTCAATCTTTTCACCTCTCACCAtaatcttcttcttcctcctagTCCTTTGGGGTGGCGAGGCACGTGACCCTTTTGCGTGTGACCCAAAGAACGCCGCCACAAGCAGCTTACCCTTTTGCAAGGCGTCGCTGGCAATAGCAGAAAGAGTGAAGGACCTGATTGGAAGGTTGACAATGGAAGAAAAGGTGGGCTTGCTAGTGAACAATGCTGCGGCAGTTCCACGGCTTGGAATCAAAGGGTATGAGTGGTGGTCGGAGGCACTGCATGGGGTCTCAAATGTGGGCCCCGGAACCAAGTTTGGCGGCCAGTTTCCCGCCGCCACTAGCTTCCCTCAAGTCATCACCACCGCTGCTTCTTTCAATGCTTCTTTGTGGGAAGCTATTGGACGG GTGGCCTCAGACGAAGCAAGAGCAATGTACAATGGGGGAACGGGTGGGCTTACATACTGGAGCCCGAACGTGAACATTTTTAGAGACCCACGGTGGGGCCGCGGGCAGGAGACTCCCGGCGAGGACCCAATACTTGCCGGAAAATATGCGGGCAGTTACGTGAGGGGACTGCAGGGGAGCGACGGTAAGCGGTTGAAGGTGGCGGCTTCTTGCAAACACTTTACGGCTTATGACCTTGATAATTGGAAGGGTGTGGATCGGTTTCACTTCAATGCAGAG GTTAGCAAGCAGGATATGGAGGATACGTTCAACGTGCCATTCCGAATGTGCGTGAAGGAAGGAAAGGTGGCGAGTGTGATGTGTTCTTACAATCAGGTTAACGGCGTTCCTACCTGTGCAGACCCCATCCTTCTAAACACAACTCTTCGAGGCCTGTGGGGTCTTAACGGGTACATTGTATCAGACTGTGACTCTGTTGGAGTTTTCTACAATGCCCAACATTACACATCTACGCCGGAACAAGCTGCTGCTGCTGCCATTCAAGCAG GTTTGGATTTGGATTGTGGGCCTTTTCTAGCCCAGCACACGCACAATGCTGTCAAAAAAGGCCTGTTGAGAGAAGCTCATGTGAATGGGGCCTTGGCGAACACGTTGACGGTCCAAATGAGATTAGGGATGTATGATGGTGAGCAACCCGGTCATCCGTATGCCAATCTTGGGCCAAAAGATGTCTGCAGCCCAAGTAATCAAGACCTTGCCCACGAAGCCGCAAGACAAGGAATTGTCCTACTTAAAAACAAAGGCCCTTCTTTGCCTCTCTCCACAAGGCGTCACCGCACCCTGGCTGTTATTGGGCCCAATTCGAATGCCACTGTCACAATGATTGGAAACTATGCAG GTATTGCTTGCGGATACACTAGCCCTCTGCAGGGAATAGGGAAATACACCAAGACTATTCACGAGCTGGGTTGTTCAAATGTGGCTTGCACAGATGACAAGCAATTCGGGAGAGCTATAAATGCAGCCCAGCAAGCAGATGCGACTGTGCTGGTGATGGGCCTGGATCAGTCCATCGAGGCTGAAACTGTGGACAGGGTGGGCCTGCTTCTTCCTGGTCACCAACAAGACCTTGTGTCGAAAGTAGCATCTGCCTCCAAGGGCCCAACAATTTTGGTAATAATGTCCGGTGGGCCTGTGGATATAACTTTCGCAAAGAATGATCCTCGAATCCAAGGAATTTTTTGGGCCGGTTATCCCGGTCAAGCTGGTGGTGCTGCCATTGCAGATATCTTGTTTGGAACATCAAGCCCTG GAGGGAAGCTACCTATGACATGGTACCCAGAAGGGTACGTTGAAAAGTTGGCAATGACAAATATGGCAATGCGATCAAAGCGATCGAAAGGGTACCCAGGAAGAACCTACAGATTTTACAGTGGGCCTGTGGTGTATTCATTTGGTTACGGATTGTATTACACGCATTTTGTTCATACATTGGTAAGTGCACCCAAAGTGGTATCAATTCCCGTGGATGGGCACCGGCACAACAATAGCTCCAACATTGCCAACAATGCAGTTAAAGTGACACATGCCCGATGTGCCAAGCTTTCTATTAGCCTTCAGGTGGACGTTAAAAATGTTGGCTCCAGAGATGCCACGCACACGCTGTTAGTCTTCTCCGCACCACCTGCAGGTAATGCT